tcatcatgatatttgtaaagtacatgttcttccatatcctttggtacataaaaaactaatctgccatcatttgtttttctgtaaatgaccccatttctcatttcgaatagcttgtgctcttctttttctaacatctttctaatatctaccagtttgtcatctttgctttggcaaataactaaattgtcctcaaaactattggattcaataactaaaatgtcctcataacatctgcttaacgcatccacatgttgcatttgcttgcccgatctatgcactaactcaaaatcgtaattttgtagttctaacgcccatctagcaattctcggatttaaatctattttgttaagcgttaaagttaaagagttgcaatctgtcattattttaaatcgttttccctgcagatatatacgaaatctgcgtaatgcgtaaatgatggctagcgtttctaactcaaaactatgatatttagactctacttcggttgttcttttagaaaaataaaaaatcgggtgtaatttcctatcttcttttttttgaaataaaacagccccaaatcccactgcgctggcatcacaatgtagttctatttcttctttgtaattatatattgatagtactggcgcctctaacaatttatcttttaacatattaaaacacttaaactcctcttctccaaacttgaatttcttatcttttttcaataaatcatataagggtttagctaatatagaaaagtttaaaatgaacctcctgaagtaggagcataaccctaggaaactttgtactccctgaattttgtttggtattggaaaggatttaaccgcttctaaccctttttcatcagccctaacgcctttactatccaccacaaatcctaaatatttaacgctgcttttaaaaaattcacacttatctaatttcaactctaatttgttttgcaccagtcttataaacacttcctttaaggtctccatgtgttcctttatgtttgtacttgctatcataatatcatccatgtaaacaattaccttattatcttttatcatatcacaaaatatgttattaacaaatctttgaaatacatgtggcgcagtttttaaacccatgggcatcctaagaaattcatattgtcctaaaggggtaacaaatgaagtgtatttaatagattgctcattaacaaaaacatgaaaatacccgttttttagatccaactttgaaaatactgtttttccgcatagtctgtctaataaatcgtcgatcaatggtagcgggtagttgtctctacatataattttgttcagtcttctaaaatcaatacataacctcatgtctccagtttttttcttcactagtactataggtgatgcatactctgaacaacttggcctaatgattccatcttttaaatagtcgtctaataattcttgcaacttttctttttccatataagataaccgcctaggtgtacaattaaatactttgtcgttttctaatcttatgcttaactcatgtcttaattttggctgatttggccttttcgcttttacataagtattttcaaataaattttcaaattcacactttgtgctgtaatcaatatcttcacttaaaatatatatattttctcttttgttagaatcttcccaacttattgttaagatatccttctcaaaattctcttctaacactcccatgatttcgctattcactggcgcttcattaacatgattattaattttaactgcactgtttcctatatcttctataatcactttttcaatcccggtttgattatagataatttcatcactaacaacttcttcactatcaggttcgagcttaagctctccataactaactatctcatcactaacagtttcgatcccaatcacttcatttctaactatttcaccactaattattttatttctaactatctcatcactaccaactttatcaccaagcgtttccggactaccaattttctcactaactaattcatcactaccagtttcattactgactatttccttattaacgattttatcatttaacaatatagtttcattttgctcgtgtttgatatcttcatcgtccacttttttttgtttttctttgtagcttgtagctatgatatcatttttaccattattctggtgatcaactttatgcccgttcacaatttttaatgttcttaaatcaatatttaaaccaaaagaatccataaaatctctaccaagcacagcgtcatacctcatagactcatttgccacaattataacattaaaataaacatttattaactttttcttcataaaacataaaatttttccaaaatttttcaatttactttcatttaaacctacatacgaatttgcatctggcatacgctttacttttaatggcacaaacttttcctttaaaaatgaaatagggctgccagagtctataaggcattctgcaattattgatttgttaaatgagttactaaaatgaattcttaagtatcttacatatttgttttccatatcatactttttatttggacatcctgctattaaatgatcctttgagccgcacgcatagcaagatcctgcctcccgtttgggctttaaacaatctttggcccaatggcccttaacattgcaattgtagcaacgttgttgtttgtccgcctgtgcttcctgtgcagtttgtttcactacatggtttcgtacccgtttaattggcaactttatagctgcaaacgcacgtaaaatttgagccggattggtaaagcaatgcatactagcttgagtgcgcaagttttcgcaaggtatgcctcgaataataccctccattaactcctctacatcaatgttgatgtcctgtgccaatatgcttttttcgctaaaatatgtggcgaacacctcatctggtttccaaacccgatcctcgaacttctgtcgtagttccgacttcgaaaatcctcccccgaaggccaaaaccaattgatttagcatctcgtcaatcggagcaatgatgcgcatagggtctgcatgcaaccacttcaaagcaccgcctttcaatttgcttatacaaagcaagtgctgttgcatatcatttagtctgtagatcttggccacattgaagaattgcattacccatttacgcacctcactttctccagtaaattctaataaaatttccttggctaacatcatcgctccagtttggatgcaattatttaagttgcctccgacagcgttgccactttcgtcgatccttccagctgccccagcgttgcccgctgcaccagcgtgatcagctgcaccagcgttgccatccgttccagtgtaatcagctgcaccagcgttgccatccgtcgaccgtggtctttcttcagtgtgaccatcctctagctgcaataaatcgccgacttcactttcttgctctcccccgtcgctcccgccgatgtgcgagttgcggttcaccgttacttgaaattcttctaggaattttcgagacgcttcaatttcgagacgcatcaatttcagcatctcggcgccatttgctatttcgtcacgctgttgttgcattatgttttgcaactcattttgagcctcaattgtctgttccttgttacgttgaacttcaagttcctttgcagcatcgtctcggatatccactggtaccttatttaatctcgccatcagctcagttttggtaccctctgttggcaaatttagtaatgccaaccaacttttcaatgtcgctattgacacgtcatttatatttatattttccattttgttgtgttttttttttttttttttctgagtcaatcccacttctgatattgtaatagtatgattttcttcgttgatttaacttatgttcgggttgcctttttatttttaacaacacgtcttcttactgctagtactgtagagagactgccttccacttcttctctgcagccgcttttctttatcgatatttacttatcgtactgttataattaacatagatagtgacactataataccctggctagggttaccaatgatgctcttatcctattacactatttaagttcctttttttatcataagtgcttaattcaaaattttgacccaaatcgacaaaatggcaaggggttacatcacgaggtcggtgcgaaaatcgaaacgtaacagctccgcgtggagatatgacgttccaaaacgacataatatctcgggtaatagctccgcggggagatatgacgttccaaaacgacataactcccgcggagatatgacgttccaaaacgacataactcccgcggagatatgacgttccaaaacgacataatatctcgggtaatagctccgcgcggagaaatgacgttccaaaacgacataactccccgcggagatatgagcttccaaaacgacatagctccgcgcggagatatgacgttccaaaacgacataactccgcgcggagatatgaccttccaaaacgacggaactccgcgcggagatatgacgtttcaaaacgacataactccccgcggagatatgaccttccaaaacgacataatatctcgggtaatagctccgcggggagatatgacgttccaaaacgacataactcccgtggagatatgacgttccaaaacgacataactccgcgcggagatatgacgttccaaaacgaaataatatctcgggtaacagctctgcgcggagaaatgacgttccaaaacgacataaatccgcgcggagatatgacgttccaaaacgacataactcccgcggagatatgacgttccaaaaagacataatatctcgggtaacagctccgcgcggagatatgacgttccaaaacgacataatatctcgggtaacagctccccgcggagatatgacgttccaaaacgacataactcccgcggagatttgacgttccaaaacgacataactcccgcggagatatgaccttccaaaacgacggaactccgcgcggagatatgacgtttcaaaacgacataactccccgcggagatatgaccttccaaaacgacataatatctcgggtaatagctccgcggggagatatgacgttccaaaacgacataatatctcgggtaacagctccgcgcggagatatgacgttccaaaacgacataactccgcgcggagatatgagcttctaaaacgacatagctccgcgcggagatatgacgttccaaaacgacataactcccgcggagatatgacgttccaaaacgacatagctccgcgcggagatatgaccttccaaaacgacggaactccgcgcggagatatgacgtttcaaaacgacataactccccgcggagatatgaccttccaaaacgacataatatctcgggtaatagctccgcggggagatatgacgttccaaaacgacataatatctcgggtaacagctccgcgcggagatatgacgttccaaaacgacataatatctcgggtaatagctccgcggggagatatgacgttccaaaacgacataactcccgtggagatatgacgttccaaaacgacataactcccgtggagatatgacgttccaaaacgacataactcccgcggagatatgacgttccaaaacgacataatatctcgggtaatagctccgcgtggagatatgacgttccaaaacgacaaagctccgcgcggagatatgacgtttcaaaacgacataataactcgggtaaca
This window of the Drosophila virilis strain 15010-1051.87 chromosome X, Dvir_AGI_RSII-ME, whole genome shotgun sequence genome carries:
- the LOC6633368 gene encoding uncharacterized protein isoform X1, with product MENININDVSIATLKSWLALLNLPTEGTKTELMARLNKVPVDIRDDAAKELEVQRNKEQTIEAQNELQNIMQQQRDEIANGAEMLKLMRLEIEASRKFLEEFQVTVNRNSHIGGSDGGEQESEVGDLLQLEDGHTEERPRSTDGNAGAADYTGTDGNAGAADHAGAAGNAGAAGRIDESGNAVGGNLNNCIQTGAMMLAKEILLEFTGESEVRKWVMQFFNVAKIYRLNDMQQHLLCISKLKGGALKWLHADPMRIIAPIDEMLNQLVLAFGGGFSKSELRQKFEDRVWKPDEVFATYFSEKSILAQDINIDVEELMEGIIRGIPCENLRTQASMHCFTNPAQILRAFAAIKLPIKRVRNHVVKQTAQEAQADKQQRCYNCNVKGHWAKDCLKPKREAGSCYACGSKDHLIAGCPNKNEYLMDADNWQLSKCKKGATSSNSSSCNTLTHSLKTLEID
- the LOC6633368 gene encoding uncharacterized protein isoform X3, which codes for MENININDVSIATLKSWLALLNLPTEGTKTELMARLNKVPVDIRDDAAKELEVQRNKEQTIEAQNELQNIMQQQRDEIANGAEMLKLMRLEIEASRKFLEEFQVTVNRNSHIGGSDGGEQESEVGDLLQLEDGHTEERPRSTDGNAGAADYTGTDGNAGAADHAGAAGNAGAAGRIDESGNAVGGNLNNCIQTGAMMLAKEILLEFTGESEHLLCISKLKGGALKWLHADPMRIIAPIDEMLNQLVLAFGGGFSKSELRQKFEDRVWKPDEVFATYFSEKSILAQDINIDVEELMEGIIRGIPCENLRTQASMHCFTNPAQILRAFAAIKLPIKRVRNHVVKQTAQEAQADKQQRCYNCNVKGHWAKDCLKPKREAGSCYACGSKDHLIAGCPNKNEYLMDADNWQLSKCKKGATSSNSSSCNTLTHSLKTLEID
- the LOC6633368 gene encoding uncharacterized protein isoform X4, which produces MENININDVSIATLKSWLALLNLPTEGTKTELMARLNKVPVDIRDDAAKELEVQRNKEQTIEAQNELQNIMQQQRDEIANGAEMLKLMRLEIEASRKFLEEFQVTVNRNSHIGGSDGGEQESEVGDLLQLEDGHTEERPRSTDGNAGAADYTGTDGNAGAADHAGAAGNAGAAGRIDESGNAVGGNLNNCIQTGAMMLAKEILLEFTGESEVRKWVMQFFNVAKIYRLNDMQQHLLCISKLKGGALKWLHADPMRIIAPIDEMLNQLVLAFGGGFSKSELRQKFEDRVWKPDEVFATYFSEKSILAQDINIDVEELMEGIIRGIPCENLRTQASMHCFTNPAQILRAFAAIKLPIKRVRNHVVKQTAQEAQADKQQRCYNCNVKGHWAKDCLKPKREAGSCYACGSKDHLIAGCPNKKYDMENKYTLAALFHF
- the LOC6633368 gene encoding uncharacterized protein isoform X6 → MENININDVSIATLKSWLALLNLPTEGTKTELMARLNKVPVDIRDDAAKELEVQRNKEQTIEAQNELQNIMQQQRDEIANGAEMLKLMRLEIEASRKFLEEFQVTVNRNSHIGGSDGGEQESEVGDLLQLEDGHTEERPRSTDGNAGAADYTGTDGNAGAADHAGAAGNAGAAGRIDESGNAVGGNLNNCIQTGAMMLAKEILLEFTGESEVRKWVMQFFNVAKIYRLNDMQQHLLCISKLKGGALKWLHADPMRIIAPIDEMLNQLVLAFGGGFSKSELRQKFEDRVWKPDEVFATYFSEKSILAQDINIDVEELMEGIIRGIPCENLRTQASMHCFTNPAQILRAFAAIKLPIKRVRNHVVKQTAQEAQADKQQRCYNCNVKGHWAKDCLKPKREAGSCYACGSKDHLIAGCPNKKYDMENKY
- the LOC6633368 gene encoding uncharacterized protein isoform X2; the encoded protein is MENININDVSIATLKSWLALLNLPTEGTKTELMARLNKVPVDIRDDAAKELEVQRNKEQTIEAQNELQNIMQQQRDEIANGAEMLKLMRLEIEASRKFLEEFQVTVNRNSHIGGSDGGEQESEVGDLLQLEDGHTEERPRSTDGNAGAADYTGTDGNAGAADHAGAAGNAGAAGRIDESGNAVGGNLNNCIQTGAMMLAKEILLEFTGESEVRKWVMQFFNVAKIYRLNDMQQHLLCISKLKGGALKWLHADPMRIIAPIDEMLNQLVLAFGGGFSKSELRQKFEDRVWKPDEVFATYFSEKSILAQDINIDVEELMEGIIRGIPCENLRTQASMHCFTNPAQILRAFAAIKLPIKRVRNHVVKQTAQEAQADKQQRCYNCNVKGHWAKDCLKPKREAGSCYACGSKDHLIAGCPNKKMPYRLWQPYFIFKGKVCAIKSKAYARCKFVCRFK
- the LOC6633368 gene encoding uncharacterized protein isoform X5, which produces MENININDVSIATLKSWLALLNLPTEGTKTELMARLNKVPVDIRDDAAKELEVQRNKEQTIEAQNELQNIMQQQRDEIANGAEMLKLMRLEIEASRKFLEEFQVTVNRNSHIGGSDGGEQESEVGDLLQLEDGHTEERPRSTDGNAGAADYTGTDGNAGAADHAGAAGNAGAAGRIDESGNAVGGNLNNCIQTGAMMLAKEILLEFTGESEVRKWVMQFFNVAKIYRLNDMQQHLLCISKLKGGALKWLHADPMRIIAPIDEMLNQLVLAFGGGFSKSELRQKFEDRVWKPDEVFATYFSEKSILAQDINIDVEELMEGIIRGIPCENLRTQASMHCFTNPAQILRAFAAIKLPIKRVRNHVVKQTAQEAQADKQQRCYNCNVKGHWAKDCLKPKREAGSCYACGSKDHLIAGCPNKKYDMENKYNAL